A stretch of the Amycolatopsis sp. BJA-103 genome encodes the following:
- a CDS encoding PucR family transcriptional regulator: MTRPQDARSGIEATYGPLLTPARPDGSSGRAVQLWALLPRELSTVFRPVLADVAGEVVREIQRTIPDYARPLDGAFGKALKTGVQMAFLQFVERIGNPEAPSEDRRSVFLSLGVQEFHQGRNVDVLQAAYRVGARVTWRRVAEAGRRAGVPSATLCLLAEAIFAYIDELSALSVEGHAEAREKAAGALERRRHRLMELLLAEPPSPPDVVKHAADLARWQLPDLLVAVALDQLTDEAPVAALTGLADFESPSPCLLLPAPEPDERERFTEDLAGCRAAIGPAVPPAFAARSLRAAREALRLVESGALADEPVTWCVDHLSRLWLLKEPFLAAELVRERLGPLAGLTGKQHSRLAGTLLAWLETCGNVREVAERLAVHPQTVRSRAQELEALFSDGLRDPERRFEMILALRAAPS, translated from the coding sequence GTGACCCGACCGCAGGATGCCCGCAGCGGGATCGAGGCGACGTACGGCCCGCTTCTCACGCCCGCTCGGCCCGATGGGTCGAGCGGGCGTGCCGTCCAGCTCTGGGCTTTGCTGCCGAGAGAGCTGTCGACCGTGTTCCGGCCGGTGCTGGCCGACGTGGCCGGAGAGGTGGTCCGCGAGATCCAGCGGACCATCCCCGACTACGCGCGGCCGCTGGACGGCGCGTTCGGGAAGGCGCTCAAAACCGGCGTCCAGATGGCGTTCCTGCAGTTCGTGGAGCGGATCGGGAACCCGGAAGCCCCGTCGGAAGACCGGCGGAGCGTGTTCCTGAGCCTGGGCGTCCAGGAGTTCCACCAGGGCCGCAACGTCGACGTCCTCCAGGCCGCGTACCGGGTCGGGGCCAGGGTGACCTGGCGCCGGGTGGCCGAGGCCGGCCGCCGCGCCGGCGTCCCTTCCGCGACGCTGTGCCTGCTCGCCGAAGCCATCTTCGCCTACATCGACGAGCTGTCGGCACTGTCCGTCGAGGGCCACGCGGAAGCGCGCGAGAAGGCCGCGGGCGCACTGGAGCGCCGACGGCACCGGCTGATGGAGCTCCTGCTCGCCGAGCCCCCGTCACCGCCTGACGTCGTCAAACACGCCGCCGACCTGGCCCGATGGCAGCTGCCGGACCTACTCGTCGCCGTCGCCCTCGACCAGCTGACCGACGAAGCCCCCGTAGCCGCGTTGACCGGGTTGGCCGACTTCGAGAGTCCCTCTCCTTGTCTGTTGCTCCCCGCTCCGGAACCGGACGAACGGGAACGCTTCACCGAAGACCTGGCCGGTTGCCGGGCCGCGATCGGCCCGGCCGTCCCACCCGCCTTCGCGGCACGTTCCTTGCGGGCCGCACGCGAGGCCCTGCGGCTCGTCGAGTCCGGCGCGCTCGCCGACGAACCCGTGACGTGGTGTGTCGACCATCTTTCGCGCCTGTGGCTGCTCAAGGAACCGTTCCTGGCCGCCGAGCTGGTCCGGGAGCGGCTCGGTCCGCTGGCCGGGTTGACCGGGAAGCAGCATTCGAGGCTGGCCGGGACGCTGCTGGCGTGGCTCGAGACCTGCGGGAACGTCCGCGAGGTGGCGGAACGGCTCGCGGTGCATCCGCAGACGGTGCGGTCGCGCGCTCAAGAGCTGGAGGCGCTGTTCTCGGACGGGCTGCGGGATCCTGAGCGGCGGTTCGAGATGATCCTGGCCCTGCGAGCTGCGCCTTCCTGA
- a CDS encoding MCE family protein: MLTKFVRVQLVAFVVIAVLGVAYVGATYAGLDKLVLDRGYTVKVRLATGGGIFSNAEVTYRGVPIGRVGELRLTASGMEVDLEIEPGGPEVPADTEAVVANRSAVGEQYVDLRPRRGDGAVLRDGSVISEADTKIPLPVDVVLSSVDSFANSVPKPALRTVVDELYNATSDAGPALDQLVGRGIEFVKEASEHVGPLTRFVTDAQTVLDTQVSQADAIRSFGANAKLLAATLKSSDGDLRRLIPAVPAAANEISTLLRETGPSLGILLANLLTTADVLETRQDGLEQLLVTTPKAVAAGHAIMGPDGAHVGLSLTFFDPPPCVTGYGTGYRDGLDTSPRPLNTAARCALPKGNPTNVRGSQNVPGR, from the coding sequence ATGCTGACCAAGTTCGTCCGTGTCCAGCTGGTGGCCTTCGTGGTCATCGCGGTCCTCGGCGTCGCGTATGTCGGCGCGACGTACGCGGGGCTGGACAAGCTGGTGCTCGACCGCGGCTACACGGTCAAAGTGCGGCTCGCCACCGGTGGTGGCATCTTCAGCAACGCCGAGGTCACCTATCGGGGCGTGCCGATCGGCCGGGTCGGAGAACTGCGGCTGACCGCCTCCGGAATGGAAGTGGACCTGGAAATCGAGCCGGGCGGCCCGGAAGTCCCCGCGGACACGGAAGCCGTCGTCGCCAACCGGTCCGCCGTCGGCGAGCAGTACGTCGACCTGAGGCCGCGTCGCGGTGACGGTGCCGTGTTGCGGGACGGTTCGGTGATCAGCGAGGCGGACACGAAGATCCCGCTGCCGGTGGACGTCGTCCTGTCCAGTGTGGACTCCTTCGCCAACTCGGTGCCGAAACCCGCCCTGCGGACCGTGGTCGACGAGCTGTACAACGCGACGTCCGACGCGGGCCCGGCGCTGGACCAGCTCGTCGGGCGGGGGATCGAGTTCGTGAAGGAGGCGAGCGAGCACGTCGGCCCGCTGACCAGGTTCGTGACCGACGCGCAGACCGTGCTCGACACGCAGGTCTCACAGGCGGACGCGATCCGGTCGTTCGGCGCCAACGCGAAACTGCTCGCCGCGACGCTGAAGAGCTCCGACGGTGATCTGCGGCGGCTCATCCCGGCCGTTCCGGCGGCGGCGAACGAGATCAGCACGCTCCTGAGGGAGACCGGCCCGAGCCTCGGCATCCTGCTGGCGAACCTGCTGACCACCGCGGACGTGCTGGAAACGCGGCAGGACGGCCTCGAACAATTGCTGGTCACCACGCCGAAGGCGGTCGCCGCGGGCCACGCGATCATGGGCCCGGACGGCGCGCACGTCGGCCTGTCGCTGACGTTCTTCGATCCGCCGCCGTGCGTCACCGGCTACGGAACCGGCTACCGCGACGGTCTCGACACGTCGCCGCGACCGTTGAACACCGCGGCGCGCTGTGCGCTGCCGAAGGGCAACCCGACGAACGTGCGCGGCTCGCAGAACGTGCCGGGAAGGTGA
- a CDS encoding MCE family protein, which produces MKSRFKCAALLALTLAATGCSSGGVDVYDIPLPGGAALGEHPIHVTASFSNVLDLVPQSGVKVNDVPVGQVRTVELAPDGRSAVVGLLLNGDVNLPANAVARLRQASILGEKFVELAPPADGTPSGRLTDGAVIPLASSSLTPEIEEVFGALSLLLNGGGVAQVQNITRELNDALGGKESAARSLLANLDTFVRGLDEHKSEITRAIESVNKLAATLNANTEEIKTTLNGLTPGIEVLNQQRQALVGMLKSLDGLTSVAVDTVNRSKDDLVADLKALEPLLRKLADSGDKLPKAMEMIFTFPFPDAALEAIRGDYLNTFLTFKNSGGR; this is translated from the coding sequence ATGAAGTCCCGGTTCAAATGCGCGGCCCTGCTGGCCCTCACGCTGGCCGCCACCGGCTGCAGCAGCGGCGGTGTCGACGTCTACGACATCCCGTTGCCGGGTGGCGCCGCGCTGGGCGAACACCCGATCCATGTGACGGCGAGTTTCAGCAACGTGCTGGATCTCGTGCCGCAGTCCGGGGTGAAGGTCAACGACGTCCCGGTCGGCCAGGTGCGGACGGTCGAACTGGCGCCGGACGGCCGCAGCGCGGTGGTCGGGCTGCTGCTCAACGGGGACGTGAACCTGCCTGCCAACGCGGTCGCGCGGCTGCGGCAGGCGAGCATCCTCGGCGAGAAGTTCGTCGAACTCGCGCCACCGGCCGACGGGACCCCGAGCGGGCGGCTCACCGACGGCGCGGTCATCCCGCTGGCCAGTTCGTCGCTGACCCCGGAGATCGAGGAGGTCTTCGGCGCGCTTTCCCTGCTGCTCAATGGTGGAGGCGTCGCGCAGGTGCAGAACATCACCCGCGAACTGAACGACGCGCTCGGCGGCAAGGAAAGCGCGGCCCGCAGCCTGCTGGCCAATTTGGACACCTTCGTGCGCGGACTCGACGAGCACAAGTCGGAGATCACGCGCGCCATCGAGAGTGTCAACAAGCTCGCGGCGACGCTGAACGCGAACACCGAGGAGATCAAGACGACGCTGAACGGGCTCACCCCGGGGATCGAGGTGCTGAACCAGCAGCGTCAGGCGCTCGTCGGGATGCTGAAGTCGTTGGACGGGCTCACTTCGGTCGCGGTCGACACGGTGAACCGCAGCAAGGACGACCTCGTCGCCGATCTCAAAGCGCTCGAACCGTTGCTGCGGAAGCTGGCCGACTCCGGGGACAAACTGCCGAAGGCGATGGAGATGATCTTCACCTTCCCGTTCCCCGACGCCGCGCTCGAGGCCATCCGCGGTGACTACCTGAACACGTTCCTGACCTTCAAGAACAGTGGTGGCCGCTGA
- a CDS encoding MCE family protein produces MGRHFTLSDLGAHARRRAWVRRLAVAVVAGLVVTAAWPLLTRQADRVLTGYFTATVGVYPNTEVRVLGVPIGSVTKVEPQGTTVQVTMTVRPDVKLPAGVGAVVITPSLVADRYVQLTPVYTDGPELGGDARIPPERTVTPVEVDELLGSLNQLMTALGPKGANRDGAVSDVLTKAATYLDGNGGKLGEAIKNLGEFARTASDSKDDLFNSVDNISKFTAMLASNDDRVKQAIQQISSISKILADQRDQFSGAMTELTEALSVVQGFIKDNRGKVKSDVDKLAEITKVLSQQKASLSEALDAAPNALANVLGAYNQGAGTLDGRGNLTEFSGAK; encoded by the coding sequence ATGGGGCGCCACTTCACGTTGTCCGATCTCGGGGCGCACGCCCGCCGCCGGGCCTGGGTGCGGCGGCTCGCGGTCGCCGTCGTCGCGGGGCTGGTGGTGACGGCGGCCTGGCCGCTGCTGACCCGGCAGGCCGACCGCGTGCTGACCGGGTACTTCACCGCGACCGTCGGGGTCTACCCGAACACCGAGGTCCGCGTGCTCGGGGTCCCGATCGGTTCGGTGACCAAGGTCGAGCCCCAGGGGACCACCGTCCAGGTGACCATGACCGTGCGGCCGGACGTCAAGCTGCCCGCCGGCGTCGGCGCCGTCGTGATCACGCCGAGCCTGGTCGCCGACCGGTACGTGCAGCTCACCCCGGTGTACACCGACGGCCCGGAGCTGGGCGGTGACGCCCGGATCCCGCCCGAACGCACCGTGACCCCGGTCGAGGTCGACGAACTCCTCGGCAGCCTCAACCAGCTGATGACCGCGCTGGGGCCGAAGGGCGCCAACCGGGACGGCGCGGTCAGTGACGTCCTGACCAAGGCCGCGACCTACCTCGACGGCAACGGCGGAAAACTCGGCGAGGCGATCAAGAACCTCGGCGAATTCGCCAGGACGGCGAGTGATTCCAAGGACGATTTGTTCAACTCCGTCGACAACATCAGCAAGTTCACCGCGATGCTCGCCTCGAACGACGACAGGGTGAAACAGGCGATCCAGCAGATCTCCTCGATCAGCAAGATCCTGGCCGATCAGCGGGACCAGTTCTCCGGCGCGATGACCGAACTCACCGAGGCGCTGAGCGTGGTGCAGGGCTTCATCAAGGACAACCGGGGCAAAGTGAAGTCCGATGTGGACAAACTCGCCGAGATCACCAAGGTGCTCAGCCAGCAGAAGGCGTCGCTGAGCGAGGCGCTCGACGCCGCGCCGAACGCGCTGGCGAACGTCCTCGGCGCGTACAACCAGGGCGCGGGAACGCTGGACGGCCGAGGGAACCTCACCGAATTCTCGGGGGCGAAATGA